In the bacterium genome, one interval contains:
- a CDS encoding sulfatase → MPCSRVLGLFVATLALSAGCQRAPSGGAATPTAAVPTPAAASVNLDVPPGRVRIGGEERGVLPRNQQSHELPIGPEAVRSRLSIALGLTPLEGEGGVVRLDVSLRGRGVPDRLLQRFETGEVGWHDMLVEIDADGLVDPRVVINRELVSGSIGRLLRSAVATPALIPRRAADAPLSVLLVSIDTLRADRVGVYGDDVVRTPVLDRLANSGVMFTDAYSPAMWTLPSHASLFYGAHLPDTPAGLRAQQRDAAALDIPEQPLAELLRQHGWTTAGFTGGGFLGLPFDFRRGFDVYYEFAQPTHVADACPPDRFDGGEVFRRADNWLRANGDRPFFLFVHTYDVHDRCPFLPPGAGDGFGTWPELDAATYTKLDAHYRALIAETDGRLGALLQTLRDVEADGHTIVIVTSDHGEGLDEHDQRGHSCQLRAYEELVRVPLLVRDPRRPGPRRVKTPVSLIDLAPTVLALLDLAPPPWMRGHVLPGLGLAHPDPPPPVVVLCDRQMALRDGRDKLIATYGAAESDELYDLAADPLERRNRAAAEPVALDTLRALAERAWQPSQFKAAPDAKPVDETTLDPAARERLRALGYVQ, encoded by the coding sequence ATGCCGTGCTCCCGGGTCCTTGGGCTGTTCGTGGCGACGCTCGCCCTGAGCGCCGGCTGCCAGCGCGCGCCGTCCGGCGGCGCCGCGACGCCGACCGCGGCGGTGCCGACGCCGGCCGCCGCCAGCGTCAACCTCGACGTGCCGCCCGGGCGAGTGCGCATCGGGGGCGAGGAACGCGGCGTGCTGCCGCGCAATCAGCAATCGCACGAATTGCCCATCGGCCCGGAGGCGGTGCGCTCGCGGCTCAGCATCGCGCTCGGCCTGACGCCGCTGGAGGGCGAGGGCGGCGTGGTCCGACTCGACGTCTCGCTGCGCGGCCGGGGCGTGCCCGATCGCCTGCTGCAGCGCTTCGAGACCGGCGAGGTGGGTTGGCACGACATGCTGGTCGAGATCGACGCCGACGGCCTCGTCGACCCGCGCGTGGTGATCAACCGCGAGTTGGTCTCGGGATCGATCGGCCGCCTCCTGCGCTCCGCCGTCGCCACGCCGGCGTTGATCCCACGCCGCGCGGCGGATGCGCCGTTGTCGGTCCTCCTGGTCTCGATCGACACCCTGCGCGCCGACCGGGTCGGCGTCTACGGCGACGACGTGGTGCGCACCCCGGTGCTCGACCGCCTGGCGAACAGCGGCGTCATGTTCACCGACGCCTACAGCCCGGCGATGTGGACCCTGCCCTCGCACGCCTCGCTGTTCTACGGCGCCCACCTGCCCGACACCCCCGCCGGCCTGCGCGCCCAGCAGCGCGACGCCGCCGCCCTCGACATCCCCGAGCAGCCGCTCGCCGAGCTCCTGCGCCAGCACGGCTGGACGACCGCCGGTTTCACCGGCGGCGGCTTCCTCGGCCTGCCCTTCGATTTCCGCCGCGGCTTCGATGTCTACTACGAGTTCGCCCAGCCCACGCACGTCGCCGACGCCTGCCCGCCCGATCGCTTCGACGGCGGCGAGGTGTTCCGGCGCGCCGACAACTGGCTGCGCGCCAACGGCGACCGCCCGTTCTTCCTCTTCGTCCACACCTACGACGTGCACGACCGCTGCCCCTTCCTGCCGCCCGGCGCCGGCGATGGATTCGGCACCTGGCCGGAGCTCGATGCCGCCACGTACACCAAGCTGGACGCGCACTACCGGGCGCTGATCGCCGAAACGGACGGACGGCTCGGCGCCCTGCTGCAGACGCTGCGCGACGTCGAGGCCGACGGGCACACCATCGTCATCGTCACCTCGGATCACGGCGAGGGCCTCGACGAACACGACCAGCGCGGTCACAGTTGCCAGCTCCGCGCGTACGAGGAGTTGGTCCGCGTGCCCCTGCTGGTGCGCGACCCGCGGCGCCCCGGCCCGCGGCGCGTCAAGACGCCGGTGTCGCTGATCGACCTGGCGCCCACCGTGCTGGCCCTGCTCGACCTCGCGCCGCCGCCGTGGATGCGCGGCCACGTCCTCCCCGGCCTCGGCCTCGCCCACCCCGATCCGCCGCCGCCGGTGGTCGTGCTCTGCGATCGCCAGATGGCGCTGCGCGACGGTCGCGACAAGCTGATCGCCACCTACGGCGCCGCCGAGTCGGACGAGCTGTACGACCTCGCCGCCGACCCGCTCGAACGGCGCAACCGCGCCGCCGCCGAGCCGGTCGCGCTGGACACCCTGCGCGCCCTCGCCGAACGCGCCTGGCAGCCGAGCCAGTTCAAAGCCGCGCCGGATGCGAAGCCGGTCGACGAGACCACCCTCGACCCCGCCGCGCGCGAGCGCCTGCGCGCCCTCGGCTACGTCCAGTAG
- a CDS encoding SGNH/GDSL hydrolase family protein, with amino-acid sequence MASARSRWLTVPLALVAVAAALELAARGLVAAWPTLLPEPPRVSLGRNLDSTGLPDLLRPDHDLLFALAPDANAELPRSNAFDLGIPRFRVHTNASGYRTPPFAAAKAPGVTRIVVLGDAVSFGAYVDDEQAYPRQLAARLEEAAPGTYEVINLAVPGYTSRQGLELLRRQALALRPDLVVFAFGSADRLLRAAESDDARMQRAADGPPPWVDALVNGSTAVRLFIALVGQEPLPTPKADLVQRASLDDLTLAIVAAQQAVESAGGRLLVLNADFAATDALDGIRRGVRQSGADYLDAVGAVRAVARQRATDVAVQHQLPAPPPQPGQVAFRVEAPAHFEIWLEIVRGGESTLVPMRDDGSGGDQVAHDDVFTALVPGRLGERFAYTYRGASVLGPVREFTRGTQRNPTLRVAPATNGVDRFGVVPLMADSNLPDAEGHALIAQALAAHILTPPAPVVPAPLVIPAVPTTPAPDAPPAAP; translated from the coding sequence ATGGCCTCGGCCCGTTCCCGCTGGCTCACCGTTCCGCTCGCCCTCGTCGCCGTCGCGGCCGCGCTCGAGCTGGCGGCGCGCGGGCTGGTCGCGGCCTGGCCGACCCTGCTGCCGGAGCCGCCACGGGTCTCCCTGGGGCGCAACCTCGACAGCACGGGGCTGCCCGACCTGCTGCGCCCCGACCACGATCTGCTGTTCGCGCTCGCCCCCGACGCCAACGCCGAGCTGCCGCGCAGCAACGCCTTCGACCTGGGCATCCCGCGCTTCCGCGTCCACACCAACGCCAGCGGCTATCGCACCCCGCCCTTCGCCGCCGCCAAGGCCCCCGGCGTGACGCGCATCGTCGTGCTCGGCGACGCGGTGAGCTTCGGCGCCTATGTCGACGACGAGCAGGCGTACCCGCGGCAACTGGCGGCGCGCCTGGAGGAGGCGGCGCCGGGAACGTACGAGGTGATCAATCTCGCCGTCCCCGGGTACACCAGCCGTCAGGGCCTCGAGCTGCTGCGCCGCCAGGCGCTGGCGCTGCGGCCCGACCTGGTGGTGTTCGCGTTCGGATCCGCCGACCGCCTGCTCCGCGCCGCCGAGTCGGACGACGCCCGCATGCAGCGCGCGGCGGACGGTCCGCCGCCGTGGGTCGACGCGCTCGTCAACGGCTCGACGGCGGTGCGCCTGTTCATCGCCCTGGTCGGCCAGGAGCCGTTGCCGACCCCGAAGGCCGACCTCGTCCAGCGCGCCTCCCTCGACGATCTCACCCTGGCGATCGTCGCGGCGCAGCAGGCCGTGGAGTCCGCCGGCGGCCGCCTGCTGGTGCTCAACGCCGACTTCGCCGCCACCGACGCGCTGGACGGCATCCGCCGCGGCGTCCGACAGAGCGGCGCCGACTATCTCGACGCCGTCGGCGCCGTGCGCGCCGTCGCCCGGCAGCGCGCCACCGACGTCGCGGTGCAGCACCAGTTGCCGGCGCCGCCGCCGCAGCCCGGCCAGGTGGCGTTCCGGGTCGAAGCGCCGGCGCACTTCGAGATCTGGCTCGAAATCGTCCGCGGCGGCGAGAGCACGCTGGTGCCGATGCGCGACGACGGCAGCGGCGGCGATCAGGTCGCGCACGACGACGTCTTCACCGCCCTGGTCCCCGGTCGCCTCGGCGAGCGCTTCGCCTACACCTATCGCGGCGCCTCGGTGCTCGGCCCGGTGCGCGAGTTCACGCGCGGCACGCAGCGCAATCCGACCCTGCGCGTCGCGCCGGCGACCAACGGCGTCGACCGCTTCGGCGTCGTGCCGCTGATGGCCGACTCCAACCTGCCCGACGCCGAGGGCCACGCCCTGATCGCGCAGGCGCTCGCCGCCCACATCCTGACCCCGCCCGCGCCGGTGGTCCCGGCGCCCCTGGTCATCCCCGCCGTCCCGACGACACCCGCCCCGGACGCCCCCCCCGCCGCGCCCTGA
- a CDS encoding sulfatase translates to MSIVRALRALALLALLLPAGCSRTPATPPNIVLVLIDTLRPDRLGVYGNTRGLSPFLDELAARSTVFDNAYAQSSWTSASVASLFTSRYQSQTGVTSFSSVLPAEEDTLAEALRAGGYDSGAFVANFLLRANLGYDQGFATFDNYARIDPTTPGQIEKASADRINREALAWLDHRPIQAPRFLYLHYMEPHVPFAPRPEALATVMGDQPLPDAAAVNQAFRIWTLVDFSKDPALMQATKDLYDAEVLSIDMALRELFTELGRRGVLDDAIVVVMADHGEEFLEHGLIGHDKTLYEEVIRVPLIIHLPGQRARYDVRRNVSLVDVAPTLLDLAGIARPAAYEGRSLAPLLRRGRDGAWSLAGLRNWFAARTAGEPPVVSELIKVANATRYSPHERAVIIGSDKMIAGVDGQREFYELASDPAERHGDAVAAPVRAALERVTEPLQAAAAHGGDGTGGAAVIDEDTKERMRALGYTH, encoded by the coding sequence ATGTCGATCGTTCGCGCCCTTCGCGCCCTCGCCCTGCTGGCGCTGCTGCTCCCCGCGGGCTGCAGCCGGACCCCGGCGACGCCGCCCAACATCGTCCTGGTGCTCATCGACACCCTGCGTCCCGACCGGCTCGGCGTCTACGGCAACACGCGCGGCCTGTCGCCCTTCCTCGACGAGCTGGCCGCGCGCTCGACCGTCTTCGACAACGCCTACGCGCAGAGCTCGTGGACCAGCGCCTCGGTCGCCTCGCTGTTCACCTCGCGCTACCAGTCGCAAACCGGCGTCACCTCCTTCTCGTCCGTGCTGCCGGCCGAGGAGGACACGCTGGCGGAGGCGCTGCGCGCCGGTGGCTACGACAGCGGCGCCTTCGTCGCCAACTTCCTGCTGCGCGCCAACCTCGGCTACGATCAGGGCTTCGCCACTTTCGACAACTACGCCCGCATCGATCCGACGACGCCCGGCCAGATCGAAAAGGCGAGCGCCGACCGCATCAACCGCGAGGCGCTCGCCTGGCTCGATCACCGGCCGATCCAGGCGCCGCGCTTCCTCTACCTGCACTACATGGAGCCGCACGTCCCCTTCGCGCCGCGGCCGGAGGCGCTGGCCACGGTGATGGGCGACCAACCGCTGCCCGACGCCGCGGCCGTCAACCAAGCCTTCAGGATCTGGACCCTGGTGGACTTCAGCAAAGACCCGGCGCTGATGCAGGCCACCAAGGATCTCTACGACGCCGAGGTGCTGAGCATCGACATGGCCCTGCGCGAGCTCTTCACCGAGCTCGGCCGGCGCGGCGTGCTCGACGATGCGATCGTCGTCGTCATGGCCGACCACGGCGAGGAGTTCCTCGAGCACGGCCTGATCGGCCACGACAAGACGCTGTACGAGGAAGTCATCCGCGTGCCGCTGATCATCCACCTGCCCGGCCAGCGCGCGCGCTACGACGTGCGCCGCAACGTCTCGCTCGTCGACGTCGCGCCGACCCTGCTCGACCTCGCCGGCATCGCCCGCCCCGCCGCCTACGAGGGGCGCTCGTTGGCGCCGCTGCTGCGCCGCGGCCGCGATGGCGCCTGGTCGCTGGCGGGGCTGCGCAACTGGTTCGCCGCGCGCACCGCCGGCGAGCCGCCGGTGGTGAGCGAGCTGATCAAGGTCGCCAACGCCACCCGCTACTCGCCGCACGAGCGGGCCGTGATCATCGGCAGCGACAAGATGATCGCCGGGGTCGACGGCCAACGCGAGTTCTACGAGCTCGCCAGCGACCCCGCGGAACGGCACGGCGACGCGGTCGCCGCCCCCGTCCGCGCGGCGCTCGAGCGCGTCACCGAGCCGCTGCAGGCCGCGGCGGCGCACGGCGGCGACGGCACGGGCGGCGCCGCCGTCATCGACGAGGACACCAAGGAGCGCATGCGCGCGCTGGGCTATACGCACTGA
- a CDS encoding ISNCY family transposase, whose amino-acid sequence MSKRQWKRLDAVERIERGALTVGEAAEVLGLSKRQVRRLRRAVGRRGAKGVQHGNTGRAPKHRLGEAVREQILELRRKKYDGFNDQHFTEKLGDVEGVKVSRASVQRLLRAAGIGPPRRRRAPKHRRRRDRKPQAGLMILWDGSRHEWLEGRGPMLCLMGAIDDATGELLPGASFVEQECAAGYLRVLRAIAEAKGLPYSAYMDRHGSLKRNDAHWTLEEELRGVQDPTQVGRALAALEIEVIYALSPQAKGRVERLWGTLQDRLVSELRLVGATTVEEANAVLEAFRAEHNQRFAIPPAEATPAWRPVRRGTDLSRICSFQYEATVLNDNTVRIGGLVLDIPPGPRKRSYAGTRVEVRQLLDGSWRVYGGDTVIATAAATSPGALRTLKRRRRRPPSAASVGKTPVALRAPSVSPTDMIPSPPR is encoded by the coding sequence ATGAGCAAGCGGCAATGGAAGCGGCTGGACGCCGTGGAGCGGATCGAGCGAGGGGCGCTGACGGTGGGAGAAGCGGCGGAGGTGCTGGGACTGTCGAAGCGGCAGGTGCGACGGCTGCGGCGGGCGGTGGGGCGGCGTGGGGCGAAAGGAGTGCAGCACGGGAACACGGGGCGGGCGCCGAAGCACCGCTTGGGGGAAGCGGTGCGGGAGCAGATCCTGGAGCTGCGGCGCAAGAAGTACGACGGGTTCAACGACCAGCACTTCACCGAGAAGCTGGGGGACGTGGAAGGGGTCAAGGTCTCTCGGGCCAGCGTGCAGCGGCTGCTGCGCGCGGCGGGCATCGGGCCGCCGCGCCGGCGGCGCGCCCCGAAACACCGCCGGCGCAGAGACCGCAAACCGCAGGCGGGGTTGATGATCCTCTGGGACGGCAGCCGACACGAGTGGCTCGAGGGGCGCGGGCCGATGCTGTGCCTGATGGGAGCGATCGATGACGCGACCGGCGAGCTGCTGCCTGGGGCGTCGTTCGTGGAGCAGGAGTGCGCGGCAGGGTACCTGCGGGTGCTGCGAGCGATCGCGGAGGCGAAAGGACTTCCGTACAGCGCCTACATGGATCGGCACGGGAGCCTGAAGCGCAACGACGCGCACTGGACGCTGGAAGAGGAGTTACGCGGGGTCCAAGACCCGACGCAGGTGGGCCGGGCGCTCGCGGCCTTGGAGATTGAGGTGATCTACGCGCTGTCGCCGCAGGCGAAGGGCCGAGTGGAGCGGCTGTGGGGCACGCTGCAGGATCGGTTGGTCTCCGAGCTCCGGTTGGTGGGGGCCACGACCGTGGAGGAGGCCAATGCCGTGCTGGAGGCCTTTCGGGCGGAGCACAACCAGCGGTTTGCCATTCCCCCGGCCGAGGCCACCCCGGCGTGGCGGCCGGTGCGACGGGGGACCGATCTGAGCCGGATCTGCAGCTTCCAGTACGAGGCGACCGTGCTGAACGACAACACCGTGCGGATCGGCGGCCTGGTCCTCGACATCCCGCCCGGCCCGCGCAAGCGCAGCTATGCGGGGACGCGCGTCGAGGTGCGCCAGCTCCTCGACGGCAGCTGGCGCGTCTACGGCGGCGACACGGTGATCGCCACGGCCGCCGCCACCTCGCCCGGCGCCCTCCGCACGCTCAAGCGCCGGCGGCGGCGGCCGCCGAGCGCCGCCTCGGTGGGGAAAACTCCAGTCGCCCTGCGGGCTCCTTCCGTTTCCCCCACCGACATGATCCCGTCACCACCACGATGA
- a CDS encoding sulfatase-like hydrolase/transferase, with the protein MRPVVGALVGLLALALAACQRPAPPPTVVVVLLDTLRADRLGCYGNDQHLTPYLDQLAERGVRFERAWGTSSWTMPSVASLFTSRYPSQHGVQTMESRLADGETTLAEVLAARGWAAAGFSANLLVGAPHGFGQGFDPWLVPAVETPTDKVRGPRLRADGARWLDQQPAGGRPLLLYYQFMEPHAPYDPPEPYRGRHVRAHAPGDVEAAAQVMAEHKIWNRPAEQIALLASLYDGEVAAADEEVRLLFADLERRGLLANAVVVITADHGEEFGERGALSHGFTLFEEQVRVPLIVLAPGLAPAVVRQPVSLVDVAPTLLELVGVPAPPAFEGRSLVPLMRGAAAPPVELVAELEAMGPRKAMRKHQQALLRGDHKLLRSPNPFIAPQVFDLATDPGERQPDPPALADEREAMLGDLDRLVARLAERASPASAPVELDAATREKLRALGYGGD; encoded by the coding sequence ATGCGTCCGGTCGTCGGTGCCCTCGTCGGGCTGCTCGCGCTGGCGCTCGCCGCCTGCCAGCGGCCGGCGCCGCCACCGACCGTCGTCGTCGTGCTGCTCGACACGCTGCGCGCCGACCGGCTGGGGTGCTACGGCAACGACCAGCACCTGACCCCCTATCTCGACCAACTGGCGGAGCGCGGCGTGCGCTTCGAGCGCGCCTGGGGTACCAGCTCGTGGACCATGCCGTCGGTGGCCTCGCTCTTCACCTCCCGCTATCCGAGCCAGCACGGCGTGCAGACCATGGAGTCGCGCCTGGCCGACGGGGAAACGACCCTGGCCGAGGTCCTGGCGGCGCGCGGCTGGGCGGCGGCTGGCTTCAGCGCCAACCTCCTGGTCGGCGCGCCGCACGGGTTCGGCCAGGGATTCGATCCCTGGCTGGTGCCGGCGGTCGAAACGCCGACCGACAAGGTGCGCGGCCCGCGCCTGCGCGCCGACGGCGCGCGCTGGCTCGATCAGCAGCCGGCCGGCGGCAGGCCGCTGCTGCTGTACTACCAGTTCATGGAGCCGCACGCGCCGTACGATCCGCCCGAGCCGTACCGCGGCCGCCATGTCCGCGCGCACGCGCCGGGCGACGTCGAGGCGGCGGCGCAGGTCATGGCCGAGCACAAGATCTGGAATCGCCCGGCCGAGCAGATCGCGCTCCTCGCCTCGCTCTACGATGGCGAGGTGGCGGCCGCCGACGAGGAGGTGCGGCTGCTGTTCGCCGATCTCGAGCGTCGCGGCCTCCTCGCGAACGCGGTGGTGGTCATCACCGCCGACCACGGCGAGGAATTCGGCGAGCGCGGCGCGCTGTCGCACGGCTTCACGCTCTTCGAGGAGCAGGTGCGGGTGCCGTTGATCGTTCTCGCGCCCGGGCTGGCGCCGGCGGTGGTGCGCCAGCCGGTGTCGCTGGTCGACGTCGCGCCGACGCTGCTCGAGCTGGTCGGGGTGCCGGCGCCGCCGGCGTTCGAGGGGCGCTCGCTGGTGCCGCTGATGCGCGGCGCGGCGGCGCCGCCGGTGGAGCTGGTCGCCGAGCTCGAGGCGATGGGCCCGCGCAAGGCGATGCGCAAGCACCAGCAGGCGCTGCTGCGCGGCGACCACAAGCTGCTGCGCTCGCCGAACCCGTTCATCGCCCCGCAGGTCTTCGACCTCGCCACCGATCCCGGCGAGCGCCAGCCCGACCCGCCGGCGCTGGCCGACGAGCGCGAGGCCATGCTGGGCGACCTCGACCGGCTCGTCGCCCGCCTCGCCGAGCGCGCCAGCCCGGCGTCGGCGCCGGTCGAGCTCGACGCGGCGACGCGCGAGAAGCTGCGCGCCCTCGGCTACGGCGGCGACTGA
- a CDS encoding MBOAT family protein, whose protein sequence is MLFLSNWFWGFSALVVPLYLIVPRSLKPAWVLLASLIFQYHFAGPAGMLPIVALALFTYLVGLAPSARAVTAFSMVVLVGALVLYKYADFLFESVRLPLNALGLVSATWMTDWRSPAIPLGVSFFTFEFVHYLYEVRVRGHQPVRNPMHFAIFAVFFPTLAAGPIKRFPDFVPQLEQLDNPDAEQWLAGARRILLGLFKKVCIADLLVELITPLEKVPHPSAAIVLALAVLQGWRIYYDFAGYTDMAIGLGQTIGLRVPENFDRPYFSTSLREFWRRWHMSLSTWIRDYVYIPLGGNRVRRGVNLLLAMVICGLWHGAAWNFALWGLWHGGGLALEAAARLRRPRLFEGSRGERALGWLVTYTWVSLGWLLFFYPVERLPGMAAALVGLG, encoded by the coding sequence ATGCTCTTCCTCAGCAACTGGTTCTGGGGCTTCAGCGCCCTGGTCGTGCCGCTGTACCTGATCGTTCCGCGGTCGCTGAAGCCGGCCTGGGTGCTGCTGGCGAGCCTGATCTTCCAGTACCACTTCGCCGGTCCGGCCGGCATGCTGCCGATCGTCGCCCTGGCGCTGTTCACCTACCTGGTGGGACTGGCGCCGAGCGCCCGCGCCGTGACCGCGTTCAGCATGGTGGTCCTGGTGGGCGCGCTGGTGCTCTACAAGTACGCCGACTTTCTGTTCGAGAGCGTCCGCCTCCCCCTGAACGCCCTCGGCCTGGTGTCGGCCACCTGGATGACCGATTGGCGCTCGCCGGCCATCCCCCTCGGCGTCTCGTTCTTCACCTTCGAGTTCGTCCACTACCTGTACGAGGTGCGGGTGCGCGGCCACCAACCGGTGCGCAACCCGATGCACTTCGCCATCTTCGCCGTCTTCTTCCCGACCCTCGCCGCGGGCCCGATCAAGCGCTTTCCCGACTTCGTGCCGCAGCTCGAGCAGCTCGACAACCCGGACGCCGAGCAGTGGCTGGCCGGCGCGCGCCGCATCCTGCTCGGCCTGTTCAAGAAGGTCTGCATCGCCGACCTGCTGGTCGAGCTGATCACGCCGCTGGAGAAGGTGCCGCACCCGAGCGCCGCCATCGTCCTGGCGCTCGCGGTGCTGCAGGGCTGGCGCATCTACTACGACTTCGCCGGCTACACCGACATGGCGATCGGCCTCGGCCAGACCATCGGGCTGCGGGTGCCGGAGAACTTCGACCGCCCCTACTTCTCCACCAGCCTGCGCGAATTCTGGCGCCGCTGGCACATGAGCCTGAGCACCTGGATCCGCGACTACGTCTACATCCCGCTCGGCGGCAACCGCGTCCGCCGCGGCGTCAATCTGCTGCTCGCCATGGTGATCTGCGGCCTGTGGCACGGCGCGGCCTGGAATTTCGCGCTCTGGGGACTGTGGCACGGCGGCGGCCTCGCCCTCGAAGCGGCGGCGCGCCTGCGCCGGCCGCGGCTCTTCGAGGGTTCGCGCGGCGAGCGCGCCCTCGGCTGGCTGGTCACCTACACCTGGGTGTCCCTCGGCTGGCTGCTCTTCTTCTACCCGGTCGAGCGCCTGCCCGGCATGGCGGCGGCGCTGGTGGGCCTGGGCTGA
- a CDS encoding class I SAM-dependent methyltransferase, with protein MSFKQYLVEEVTKGLDETYKVDAAWAKDYPGKRYFDVHLSTIRDHEMATPTFRQYLGQGGLKILESGCGSGRWMAFFESLGNRAYGVDDAWGPLRLAHEHDPDMNLVRGTVLQTPYADDTFDACFSSYVAEHFEEGPEALFREIHRVLKPGGLFFVVVPFNNAFRRFVVNPLLMALWQVWKWRGRGLGFTEFRYTRAEMEGFLRRTDFEVLEVKPDDFFAPWQKGLFCDACDLGCFFRYEPKPPYEFGPIGRAVAAAIRGLGPWAAAGGIFFVTRARK; from the coding sequence GTGAGCTTCAAGCAGTATCTGGTCGAGGAGGTCACCAAGGGTCTCGACGAGACCTACAAGGTGGATGCGGCCTGGGCCAAGGACTACCCGGGCAAGCGGTACTTCGACGTCCACCTGTCGACCATCCGCGACCACGAGATGGCGACGCCGACCTTCCGCCAGTACCTCGGCCAGGGCGGTCTGAAGATCCTCGAGTCGGGATGCGGCAGCGGCCGCTGGATGGCGTTCTTCGAATCGCTCGGCAACCGCGCCTACGGGGTCGACGACGCCTGGGGGCCGCTGCGCCTGGCCCACGAGCACGATCCGGACATGAACCTGGTGCGCGGCACGGTGCTGCAGACGCCCTACGCCGACGACACCTTCGACGCCTGCTTCTCCTCGTACGTCGCCGAGCACTTCGAGGAGGGGCCGGAGGCGCTGTTCCGCGAGATCCACCGCGTGCTCAAGCCCGGCGGCCTGTTCTTCGTCGTCGTGCCGTTCAACAACGCCTTCCGCCGCTTCGTCGTGAATCCGCTGCTGATGGCGCTGTGGCAGGTGTGGAAGTGGCGCGGCCGCGGCCTCGGCTTCACCGAGTTCCGCTACACGCGGGCCGAGATGGAGGGCTTCCTGCGGCGCACCGACTTTGAGGTGCTCGAGGTCAAGCCCGACGACTTCTTCGCCCCCTGGCAGAAGGGGCTGTTCTGCGACGCCTGCGACCTCGGCTGCTTCTTCCGCTACGAGCCCAAGCCGCCGTACGAGTTCGGCCCCATCGGCCGCGCCGTCGCGGCGGCGATCCGCGGCCTCGGTCCGTGGGCCGCCGCCGGCGGCATCTTCTTCGTCACCCGCGCCCGCAAGTAA
- a CDS encoding NAD-dependent epimerase/dehydratase family protein: MILVTGGCGFIGSEVVRQLLAKGHAVRIADNLSKPSAKPIAGAEFVRADLASPEAARAAMRGVRVCVNLAARIGGIGYFHRLPATILSENNQIYSSTFEAAAAEKIERMIFVSSSMVFESATRFPSREDELLSLPPPFTAYGFSKLIGEWYCRAFHEQHGLDYTIIRPFNAIGPEEEAGENVGDAHVIPDLVKKIRSGQYPLELLGDGTQTRCFTHVSDIARGLIMAMESEAAVNQDFNLGNAEEITMLDLAKRLYALCGDGRPFQATYVPGFPSDIRRRVPDNSKAERVLGWTPRVTLEEGLREVLAAAAARAGA, from the coding sequence ATGATTCTCGTCACGGGTGGTTGCGGATTCATCGGCAGCGAGGTGGTGCGGCAACTGCTGGCCAAGGGCCACGCGGTGCGCATCGCCGACAACCTCAGCAAGCCGTCGGCGAAGCCGATCGCCGGGGCCGAATTCGTGCGCGCCGACCTGGCCTCGCCCGAGGCGGCGCGCGCCGCGATGCGCGGCGTGCGGGTCTGCGTCAACCTGGCGGCCCGCATCGGCGGCATCGGCTATTTCCATCGCCTGCCGGCCACGATCCTGAGCGAGAACAACCAGATCTATTCCTCGACCTTCGAGGCCGCGGCCGCCGAGAAGATCGAGCGCATGATCTTCGTCTCGTCGTCGATGGTGTTCGAGTCGGCCACCCGCTTCCCGAGCCGCGAGGACGAGCTGCTCTCGCTGCCGCCGCCGTTCACCGCCTACGGCTTCAGCAAGCTGATCGGCGAGTGGTACTGCCGCGCCTTCCACGAGCAGCACGGGCTCGACTACACCATCATCCGGCCGTTCAACGCCATCGGGCCGGAAGAGGAAGCCGGCGAGAACGTCGGCGACGCGCACGTCATTCCCGACCTGGTGAAGAAGATCCGTTCCGGCCAGTACCCGCTCGAGCTCCTCGGCGACGGCACCCAGACGCGCTGCTTCACCCACGTCTCGGACATCGCCCGCGGGTTGATCATGGCGATGGAGAGCGAGGCGGCGGTCAACCAGGACTTCAACCTCGGCAACGCCGAGGAGATCACCATGCTCGACCTCGCGAAGCGGCTTTATGCGCTGTGTGGCGACGGGCGGCCGTTCCAGGCGACGTACGTGCCCGGGTTCCCCTCCGACATCCGCCGCCGCGTTCCCGACAACAGCAAGGCCGAGCGCGTGCTCGGCTGGACGCCGCGCGTGACGCTCGAGGAGGGACTCCGCGAGGTCCTCGCCGCCGCCGCCGCGCGCGCCGGCGCATGA